Proteins encoded together in one Bacteroides ovatus window:
- a CDS encoding FecR family protein, protein MEQHDYIVLLEKFFKKEASSEERRILIEWIRKPGIRNEFNLLCEQMWKEAAVEIDKTVEEEMWNHLQRNLDEPKILSPKKRRWQPIIYKVAATILLPVCLGLATYFGVEHMNKVSQDPFMVAVDYGQKANLTLPDGTKVWLNSATHLSYDAEYNKSDRKIYLDGEAYFEVAKNKDKRFIVCCNDLEIEALGTTFDVKGYCDDHSVTTLLAEGSVKVSNKTDVTLLKPGEKVEYHKNKQTFTKSPISDMREIDFWRNNMLIFNSSSLAEIATTLERMYGVKVVFDSEKLKNVLFSGTIRNSSLHNVFYIISLTYPLTYELEGDTVRIGSSIN, encoded by the coding sequence ATGGAGCAACACGATTACATAGTACTATTGGAAAAATTCTTCAAAAAGGAGGCCTCTTCTGAAGAAAGAAGGATACTTATTGAATGGATTCGTAAACCCGGAATTCGTAATGAGTTTAATCTGCTTTGCGAGCAAATGTGGAAAGAAGCAGCCGTCGAAATCGATAAGACAGTGGAAGAAGAAATGTGGAACCATCTGCAGAGGAATCTGGATGAGCCCAAGATACTATCTCCGAAGAAACGGCGCTGGCAACCTATTATATATAAGGTGGCAGCCACTATCTTATTACCGGTTTGTTTGGGACTGGCCACTTACTTTGGGGTAGAACACATGAATAAGGTGTCACAGGACCCTTTCATGGTGGCTGTCGATTATGGACAGAAAGCGAATCTGACTTTGCCCGATGGAACGAAAGTCTGGTTAAATTCGGCTACTCATCTTTCTTATGATGCGGAGTACAACAAATCCGACCGGAAAATCTATTTGGACGGAGAAGCCTATTTCGAAGTGGCGAAAAACAAAGATAAACGTTTTATCGTCTGCTGCAATGATCTGGAGATAGAAGCGTTGGGAACCACCTTTGATGTGAAAGGCTATTGTGACGATCATTCTGTCACAACACTGCTGGCAGAAGGAAGCGTCAAGGTTTCTAATAAAACGGACGTAACCTTGTTGAAACCCGGGGAGAAGGTAGAATACCATAAGAACAAGCAGACATTTACTAAATCGCCCATCTCGGATATGCGTGAAATCGACTTTTGGCGGAACAATATGTTGATTTTTAATTCATCCTCTTTAGCGGAGATCGCGACTACGCTGGAGCGGATGTACGGAGTGAAAGTCGTGTTTGACTCCGAGAAACTGAAGAACGTGCTATTTTCCGGAACCATCCGGAACAGTAGCTTGCATAATGTATTTTACATTATAAGCCTTACTTATCCTTTAACCTATGAGTTAGAAGGAGATACGGTGAGAATAGGAAGTAGTATTAACTAA
- a CDS encoding RNA polymerase sigma factor — MITTQQLQLLKEGNKNAFEALYRGYNARIYNFVLSMVSNAGVAKDITQDIFLHIWEKRLNIDLEGNFDGYLFKISQNMVYHYVRRELLLQNYVDRLANESSDESVEIDEELDYLFLEEYILKLLEELPPARREVFMLYWKSGLNYREIADQLNISEKTVATQVHRSLDFLRDKLGIIAFSVSLFLHDI; from the coding sequence ATGATTACCACCCAGCAACTTCAATTATTGAAAGAAGGAAATAAAAATGCTTTTGAGGCATTGTATCGTGGATACAATGCTCGCATTTATAATTTTGTCCTTTCTATGGTGAGCAATGCCGGGGTGGCGAAAGATATCACACAAGATATTTTTCTCCATATCTGGGAGAAGCGGCTTAATATCGATCTGGAAGGGAATTTTGACGGCTATCTTTTTAAAATATCCCAAAACATGGTATATCATTATGTAAGACGCGAACTCCTGCTTCAAAATTATGTAGACAGGCTTGCGAATGAGTCATCTGACGAATCCGTAGAGATAGATGAAGAACTGGATTATTTGTTTTTGGAAGAATATATCCTGAAACTTTTAGAAGAACTGCCTCCAGCGCGCCGGGAAGTTTTTATGCTTTATTGGAAATCAGGGTTGAACTATCGTGAGATAGCCGACCAGTTGAATATCTCGGAAAAGACTGTTGCCACACAGGTACACCGTTCTTTGGATTTCTTGCGTGACAAACTGGGAATAATTGCCTTTTCAGTCTCTCTCTTCTTACATGATATCTAA
- a CDS encoding NADP-dependent malic enzyme, whose translation MAKITKEAALLYHSQGKPGKIEVVPTKPYSTQTDLSLAYSPGVAEPCLEIEKNPQDAYKYTAKGNLVAVISNGTAVLGLGDIGALSGKPVMEGKGLLFKIYAGIDVFDIEVDEKDPEKFIAAVKAIAPTFGGINLEDIKAPECFEIERRLKEELDIPVMHDDQHGTAIISSAGLVNALQVAGKKIEDVKIVVNGAGASAVSCTKLYVSLGARLENIVMLDSKGVISKARTDLNEQKRFFATDRTDIHTLEEAIKGADVFLGLSKGNVLSQDMVRSMAPMPIVFALANPTPEISYEDAMAARPDVLMATGRSDYPNQINNVIGFPYIFRGALDTHAKAINEEMKIAAVHAIANLAKQPVPDVVNAAYHVNNLSFGAEYFIPKPVDPRLITEVSCAVAKAAMESGVARTEIKDWDAYCVHLRELMGYESKLTRQLYDTARRSPQRVVFAEGIHPNMLKAAVEAKAEGICHPILLGNDEAIGKLAEEMDLSLEGIEIVNLRHPDESERRERYSRILAEKRAREGFTYEEANDKMFERNYFGMMMVETGDADAFITGLYTRYSNTIKVAKEVIGIQPGFKHFGTMHILNSKKGTYFLADTLINRHPDTETLIDIAKLSDKTVRFFNHTPVISMLSYSNFGADTAGSPVKVHEAVAHMQEEYPELAIDGEMQVNFAMNRELRDIKYPFTRLKGKDVNTLIFPNLSSANAGYKLLQAMDPDTEFIGPIQMGLNKPIHFTDFESSVRDIVNITAVAVIDAIVDKKKRGGK comes from the coding sequence ATGGCTAAAATAACGAAAGAAGCCGCTTTGCTCTATCATTCACAGGGCAAACCCGGTAAGATTGAGGTAGTGCCTACCAAACCTTACAGTACACAAACCGACTTATCACTCGCATATTCTCCCGGTGTAGCAGAACCTTGTCTCGAAATTGAGAAGAATCCGCAAGATGCGTATAAATATACGGCTAAAGGTAATCTGGTAGCCGTTATTTCCAACGGTACAGCCGTACTCGGACTGGGTGATATAGGTGCATTGAGCGGTAAACCTGTAATGGAAGGTAAAGGTCTGCTTTTCAAAATTTACGCGGGCATCGACGTTTTCGACATCGAAGTGGATGAAAAAGATCCAGAGAAATTTATTGCTGCAGTAAAGGCTATTGCTCCTACTTTCGGAGGTATCAACCTGGAAGACATCAAAGCTCCCGAATGTTTTGAAATCGAACGTCGCCTGAAAGAAGAACTGGATATACCTGTCATGCACGACGATCAGCACGGTACTGCTATTATCTCCAGTGCCGGTTTGGTGAATGCCCTGCAAGTGGCCGGAAAGAAAATCGAAGATGTAAAAATCGTTGTGAACGGTGCAGGTGCATCTGCCGTATCTTGTACTAAATTGTATGTGTCACTGGGTGCACGTCTCGAAAACATCGTCATGCTGGATAGTAAAGGCGTTATCAGCAAGGCGCGCACGGATCTGAACGAACAGAAAAGATTTTTTGCAACCGACCGCACGGATATTCACACGCTGGAAGAAGCAATCAAAGGTGCAGATGTATTCCTCGGCCTGTCGAAAGGAAATGTGTTAAGCCAGGATATGGTGCGCAGCATGGCTCCGATGCCGATTGTGTTCGCATTGGCTAACCCGACACCGGAAATCTCTTACGAAGATGCCATGGCAGCACGTCCTGACGTACTGATGGCTACCGGACGTTCTGACTATCCGAACCAGATTAATAATGTAATCGGTTTCCCGTATATCTTCCGCGGTGCTTTGGATACTCACGCTAAAGCTATCAACGAAGAAATGAAGATTGCAGCCGTACACGCTATCGCTAATCTGGCAAAACAGCCGGTACCCGATGTAGTTAATGCGGCATACCACGTGAACAACCTCTCTTTCGGTGCGGAATACTTTATCCCGAAACCGGTAGATCCACGCCTCATCACCGAAGTTTCCTGCGCAGTGGCAAAAGCTGCTATGGAAAGCGGAGTGGCCCGCACTGAAATTAAAGACTGGGATGCTTACTGTGTTCACCTGCGCGAATTGATGGGTTATGAATCCAAACTGACCCGTCAGCTGTATGATACAGCCCGCCGTTCACCGCAACGTGTCGTATTTGCCGAAGGTATCCATCCGAATATGCTGAAAGCTGCCGTTGAAGCGAAAGCCGAAGGTATCTGTCATCCTATCTTATTAGGAAATGACGAGGCTATCGGAAAACTGGCAGAAGAAATGGATCTTAGCCTGGAAGGTATTGAAATCGTCAATCTCCGTCACCCGGACGAATCGGAACGCCGCGAACGTTACTCACGCATTCTTGCAGAAAAACGTGCACGCGAAGGCTTTACTTATGAAGAAGCCAACGATAAAATGTTCGAACGCAACTACTTCGGTATGATGATGGTGGAAACAGGAGATGCGGATGCTTTCATCACCGGACTTTATACAAGATATAGCAATACGATCAAAGTGGCCAAAGAAGTAATCGGTATCCAACCGGGCTTCAAACACTTCGGAACAATGCATATCCTGAACTCCAAGAAAGGTACTTACTTCCTGGCAGACACACTGATTAACCGCCACCCGGATACGGAAACATTGATTGACATCGCTAAATTGTCTGATAAAACAGTTCGCTTCTTCAATCACACGCCGGTTATCTCAATGTTGTCATACTCCAACTTCGGTGCTGATACTGCAGGTAGCCCTGTGAAAGTGCACGAAGCTGTTGCCCACATGCAGGAAGAATATCCGGAACTGGCTATTGACGGTGAAATGCAGGTAAACTTTGCCATGAACCGCGAATTGCGTGATATCAAATATCCGTTTACCCGCCTGAAAGGAAAAGATGTAAATACATTGATTTTCCCGAACTTGAGTTCAGCAAACGCCGGTTACAAACTGTTGCAGGCAATGGACCCGGATACGGAATTCATCGGCCCTATCCAGATGGGATTGAACAAACCTATTCATTTCACCGATTTCGAAAGCTCTGTCCGCGACATTGTCAATATCACAGCTGTAGCCGTGATCGACGCCATCGTTGACAAAAAGAAAAGAGGAGGTAAATGA
- a CDS encoding NADP-specific glutamate dehydrogenase gives MNAAKVLDDLKRRFPNEPEYHQAVEEVLSTIEEEYNKHPEFDKVNLIERLCIPDRVYQFRVTWMDDKGNIQTNMGYRVQHNNAIGPYKGGIRFHASVNLSILKFLAFEQTFKNSLTTLPMGGGKGGSDFSPRGKSNAEVMRFVQAFMLELWRHIGPETDVPAGDIGVGGREVGFMFGMYKKLAHEFTGTFTGKGREFGGSLIRPEATGYGNIYFLMEMLKRKGTDLKGKVCLVSGSGNVAQYTIEKVIELGGKVVTCSDSDGYIYDPDGIDREKLDYIMELKNLYRGRIREYAEKYGCKYVEGAKPWGEKCDIALPSATQNELNGDHARQLVANGCIAVSEGANMPSTPEAIKVFQDAKILYAPGKAANAGGVSVSGLEMTQNSIKLSWSAEEVDEKLKSIMKNIHEACVQYGTEADGYVNYVKGANVAGFMKVAKAMMAQGIV, from the coding sequence ATGAATGCAGCAAAGGTATTAGACGATCTGAAAAGAAGATTTCCCAATGAACCGGAGTATCATCAAGCAGTAGAAGAAGTACTTTCTACTATTGAAGAAGAATACAACAAACATCCGGAGTTTGATAAAGTAAACTTGATCGAACGTTTGTGTATTCCTGATAGAGTATATCAGTTCCGCGTGACTTGGATGGATGATAAAGGTAATATTCAGACCAATATGGGTTACCGTGTTCAGCACAACAACGCGATCGGCCCTTACAAAGGCGGTATCCGTTTCCACGCATCTGTAAACCTTTCTATCTTGAAGTTCCTTGCCTTTGAACAAACATTCAAAAACTCACTGACTACTCTGCCAATGGGTGGTGGTAAAGGTGGTTCCGACTTCTCTCCTCGTGGAAAGTCAAATGCTGAAGTAATGCGCTTCGTACAGGCATTCATGCTGGAACTGTGGCGTCACATCGGTCCTGAAACTGACGTTCCTGCTGGTGACATCGGTGTTGGTGGCCGCGAAGTAGGTTTCATGTTCGGTATGTATAAAAAACTGGCTCATGAATTTACCGGAACATTTACAGGTAAAGGCCGCGAATTCGGTGGTTCACTGATTCGTCCGGAAGCTACAGGTTACGGTAACATCTACTTCCTGATGGAAATGTTGAAGAGAAAAGGAACTGACTTGAAAGGTAAAGTTTGTCTGGTTTCTGGTTCTGGTAACGTTGCTCAATATACAATCGAAAAAGTAATCGAACTGGGTGGTAAAGTAGTTACTTGCTCTGACTCTGACGGTTATATCTACGATCCGGACGGTATCGACCGCGAAAAACTGGATTATATCATGGAACTGAAGAATCTGTACCGTGGCCGTATCCGTGAATACGCAGAAAAATATGGTTGCAAATATGTAGAAGGAGCTAAACCTTGGGGTGAAAAATGTGATATCGCTCTTCCTTCTGCTACTCAAAATGAATTGAACGGTGACCACGCTCGTCAGTTGGTAGCAAACGGTTGTATCGCTGTATCTGAAGGAGCTAACATGCCTTCTACTCCAGAAGCTATCAAAGTATTCCAGGATGCAAAAATCCTTTATGCTCCGGGTAAAGCTGCTAACGCCGGTGGTGTATCAGTATCAGGTCTTGAAATGACTCAAAACTCTATCAAATTAAGCTGGAGCGCTGAAGAAGTAGACGAAAAGCTGAAGAGTATCATGAAGAATATCCACGAAGCTTGCGTTCAGTACGGTACAGAAGCTGACGGATACGTAAACTATGTGAAGGGTGCTAACGTAGCCGGATTCATGAAGGTTGCTAAAGCAATGATGGCACAAGGTATCGTATAA
- a CDS encoding catalase translates to MEKKKLTAANGRPIADNQNSQTAGQRGPVMLQDPWLIEKLAHFDREVIPERRMHAKGSGAYGTFTVTHDITKYTRAAIFSKVGKQTECFVRFSTVAGERGAADAERDIRGFAMKFYTEEGNWDLVGNNTPVFFLRDPLKFPDLNHAIKRDPKTNMRSPNSNWDFWTLLPEALHQVTITMSPRGIPYSYRHMHGFGSHTYSFINAENQRIWVKFHLRTLQGIKNLTDQEAEAIVAKDRESHQRDLFESIEKGDYPKWLFQIQLMTEEEADNYRINPFDLTKVWPHKDFPLQDVGVLELNRNPENYFAEVEQAAFNPMNIVDGIGLSPDKMLQGRLFSYGDAQRYRLGVNAEQIPVNKPRCPFHAYHRDGAMRVDGNYGATKGYEPNSYGEWQDSPDMKEPPLKVTGEVYNYNEREYDDDYYSQPGDLFRLMPAEEQQLLFENTARAMGDSELFIKQRHVRNCYKADPAYGTGVAKALGIDLQEALKE, encoded by the coding sequence ATGGAAAAGAAAAAACTTACTGCAGCGAACGGTCGTCCTATCGCTGACAATCAAAACTCGCAAACCGCAGGTCAACGCGGACCTGTAATGTTACAAGATCCCTGGCTTATAGAGAAGCTTGCCCATTTTGATCGTGAAGTAATTCCTGAAAGACGTATGCACGCTAAAGGTTCGGGAGCTTACGGTACGTTTACTGTCACCCATGACATTACAAAGTACACCCGTGCTGCTATTTTCAGTAAAGTCGGAAAACAAACAGAATGTTTTGTCCGTTTCTCCACCGTAGCCGGAGAACGTGGAGCTGCTGATGCAGAACGTGACATCCGTGGTTTTGCTATGAAATTCTATACGGAAGAAGGTAACTGGGATTTGGTGGGTAACAACACTCCTGTATTCTTCTTACGTGATCCGCTTAAATTTCCGGATCTGAATCATGCCATCAAACGAGATCCGAAAACCAATATGCGTAGCCCGAACAGTAACTGGGACTTCTGGACGCTTTTACCGGAAGCATTACATCAAGTTACTATCACTATGAGTCCGCGTGGTATTCCTTATTCATATCGCCACATGCACGGATTCGGCAGTCATACTTATAGTTTTATCAATGCAGAAAATCAACGTATTTGGGTTAAATTCCATCTGCGTACCTTGCAGGGTATCAAGAATCTGACAGACCAGGAAGCAGAAGCAATAGTTGCTAAAGATCGCGAATCTCATCAACGTGATCTCTTCGAGAGCATCGAAAAGGGCGATTATCCGAAATGGTTATTCCAGATTCAGTTAATGACGGAGGAAGAAGCGGACAACTATCGTATCAACCCGTTTGACCTGACTAAAGTATGGCCGCACAAAGATTTCCCTCTACAAGATGTTGGTGTCCTTGAACTGAACCGCAACCCGGAAAATTATTTTGCTGAAGTGGAACAAGCTGCTTTCAACCCGATGAATATTGTAGACGGTATCGGTCTGTCTCCCGACAAAATGTTACAAGGTCGTTTATTCTCTTATGGCGACGCACAACGTTATCGTCTAGGGGTGAATGCTGAACAAATCCCGGTCAACAAGCCTCGTTGTCCTTTCCACGCCTATCATCGTGACGGTGCTATGCGCGTAGACGGTAACTACGGTGCTACCAAAGGGTATGAACCGAACAGTTACGGCGAATGGCAGGATTCTCCTGACATGAAAGAACCGCCTCTTAAAGTTACCGGTGAAGTTTACAACTACAATGAACGGGAATATGACGACGATTATTATAGCCAACCGGGCGACTTATTCCGATTGATGCCGGCTGAAGAACAACAATTATTGTTCGAAAATACAGCCCGTGCCATGGGAGACTCCGAATTGTTTATCAAACAACGTCATGTGCGCAACTGCTACAAAGCCGATCCTGCATATGGAACAGGAGTTGCCAAAGCGCTGGGTATTGACTTACAAGAGGCTTTGAAAGAATAA
- a CDS encoding helix-turn-helix transcriptional regulator, whose translation MNDKSLSEYVKQMRKEHNLTQVELSEKSGVGLRFVRELEQGKQTLRLDKVNQVLSLFGTEVGVVPISKFNKL comes from the coding sequence ATGAACGATAAATCATTATCAGAATACGTCAAGCAAATGCGTAAAGAACATAACTTGACCCAAGTAGAGCTGTCCGAAAAATCAGGAGTCGGGTTACGTTTTGTACGCGAACTCGAACAGGGGAAACAGACTTTGCGTCTTGATAAAGTAAATCAAGTGCTTAGTCTCTTTGGAACGGAAGTGGGTGTTGTACCAATAAGTAAATTCAACAAGCTATGA
- a CDS encoding HipA N-terminal domain-containing protein → MRQALIYNQDQLAGLLTEDENGYTFQYDTAYIKSSDAESISLTLPISEKPYTSLILFPFFDGLIPEGWLLDIAEKSWKINRRDRMSLLLACCKDCIGAVSVIPILNKE, encoded by the coding sequence ATGAGACAAGCACTCATATACAACCAAGACCAGTTGGCAGGATTGCTTACAGAAGATGAAAATGGCTATACCTTTCAATATGATACAGCCTACATTAAATCCAGCGATGCGGAATCTATCAGCCTCACACTGCCAATCTCGGAAAAGCCATATACAAGTCTAATATTATTCCCATTCTTTGACGGTCTTATTCCTGAAGGCTGGCTTTTAGATATTGCTGAAAAAAGTTGGAAGATAAATCGACGTGACCGTATGTCACTACTGCTTGCCTGTTGCAAAGATTGCATCGGTGCAGTTAGTGTGATTCCCATCTTAAATAAAGAATAA
- a CDS encoding HipA domain-containing protein, with the protein MSRCLYCYQELGEGETDFHPQCGKKIFGSKTVPLLPYTKADIKQLAEQVIRSQTTLTGVQAKLSLDISSSPNQPQRFTIVGLWGRYILKPQTEQFKYMPEVEDLTMHLAELAKVNVVPHSLIRFADGELAYITKRIDRTAKGEKLPMEDMCQLSERLTEYKYKGSYEKIAKIIMQYSSVPKLDVINFWEQVVFSWLTGNADMHLKNFSLYSQRKGYYSLTPGYDMISTALLMPEDTEELALTLNGKRRKIKRSDFEVAMNSCSLEKKIIDNLFSKFTKVAEKWLEFIDISFLPKEMKQQYKLIITRKLDLL; encoded by the coding sequence ATGAGCAGATGCCTATATTGTTATCAGGAACTTGGCGAGGGAGAAACTGATTTTCACCCTCAATGCGGAAAGAAAATATTTGGGAGCAAAACAGTTCCTCTCCTACCTTATACAAAAGCGGATATTAAGCAACTTGCCGAACAAGTCATACGCTCACAAACCACACTTACAGGAGTGCAAGCAAAATTGTCTCTCGATATATCATCGTCCCCCAACCAACCGCAACGCTTTACTATCGTTGGTTTATGGGGACGTTATATTCTCAAACCGCAAACGGAACAATTTAAATACATGCCTGAAGTTGAGGATTTAACGATGCATCTTGCCGAATTGGCTAAAGTGAACGTTGTCCCTCATTCATTGATTCGTTTTGCCGATGGCGAATTGGCCTATATCACTAAACGCATAGATAGAACCGCAAAGGGTGAAAAGTTGCCAATGGAGGATATGTGCCAGCTCTCGGAACGCCTCACAGAGTATAAATATAAAGGCTCTTATGAAAAGATAGCAAAGATAATTATGCAATATTCCTCTGTGCCAAAACTTGACGTAATAAATTTCTGGGAACAAGTCGTTTTCTCATGGCTGACCGGAAATGCGGATATGCATCTGAAAAACTTTTCACTTTATAGTCAGCGTAAAGGCTATTATTCACTGACCCCGGGATATGACATGATCTCTACGGCACTCCTCATGCCGGAGGACACTGAAGAATTGGCTTTGACACTTAATGGAAAAAGACGCAAAATCAAGCGTTCTGATTTTGAAGTTGCCATGAATAGTTGCAGTTTAGAGAAAAAGATCATAGACAACCTATTTTCTAAATTTACCAAAGTTGCCGAGAAATGGTTAGAGTTCATAGATATTTCTTTCTTGCCTAAAGAAATGAAGCAACAGTACAAGCTGATTATAACAAGGAAGTTAGATTTATTATAA
- a CDS encoding PCMD domain-containing protein has protein sequence MKIKTLIAYFIFTCAISSCIQDEALNSEAAIDVCSGDDVQLANIDADSKVINVYVNKGADLSKQKLEFTLPQGATIKVNTPITGDTESTYDFSEEPHSRKFTVTSEDGQWQPVYTVNVILAELPTLFKFEELLTTSSEYDTFYEFTPATSQEISKVLQWSSGNPGFKLTGMANSRIDYPTVQVANGFKGKAVKLETRNTGDFGAMVKMYIAAGNLFIGTFEVENALTNPRKATNFGFQFYKHPIALKGYYKFKAGEVYSVEGQPQTGKRDKCDIYAVMYEAENNSIMLNGDNVFNSDKLVLLARIEPEDIVESDEWNEFTIHFESVKGREIDDTKLQNGKYKLGIVLSSSVDGAYFRGAVGSTLYVDELELICKE, from the coding sequence ATGAAAATTAAGACTTTAATAGCCTATTTCATCTTTACATGTGCAATATCTTCCTGCATACAGGATGAAGCATTAAATTCAGAAGCAGCCATTGATGTTTGTTCAGGCGATGATGTGCAATTGGCAAATATCGATGCAGATTCTAAAGTAATCAATGTATATGTAAATAAAGGAGCCGACCTTTCCAAACAAAAATTAGAATTTACACTTCCACAAGGAGCTACAATTAAAGTAAATACTCCAATAACTGGAGATACTGAATCTACCTATGATTTCAGCGAAGAACCGCACTCCCGTAAATTCACTGTTACATCAGAAGACGGTCAATGGCAGCCTGTTTATACCGTTAATGTGATTTTAGCGGAATTACCTACCCTTTTCAAATTTGAAGAATTACTGACAACCTCCAGTGAATACGATACATTTTACGAATTTACACCTGCAACCTCACAAGAAATATCTAAAGTATTACAATGGTCAAGCGGTAATCCCGGTTTTAAATTAACGGGTATGGCTAATTCTAGAATAGATTACCCAACAGTACAAGTTGCAAATGGTTTTAAAGGTAAGGCTGTAAAGCTAGAAACTCGTAATACTGGAGATTTTGGTGCAATGGTAAAAATGTATATTGCTGCTGGAAATTTATTTATCGGGACATTTGAAGTAGAAAATGCACTGACAAATCCTAGAAAAGCAACGAACTTTGGTTTTCAATTTTATAAACATCCCATAGCACTTAAAGGATATTATAAATTTAAAGCTGGGGAAGTTTATTCTGTAGAAGGACAGCCACAAACCGGAAAAAGGGACAAATGTGATATTTATGCTGTTATGTATGAGGCAGAAAATAATTCTATCATGCTTAATGGTGATAACGTATTTAACTCTGATAAATTGGTATTATTAGCACGAATAGAACCTGAAGATATTGTTGAATCAGATGAATGGAATGAGTTTACTATACATTTCGAATCAGTAAAAGGACGAGAAATTGACGATACGAAACTACAAAACGGTAAATATAAATTAGGTATTGTACTATCATCCAGCGTAGATGGCGCCTATTTTAGAGGAGCTGTCGGTAGCACTCTATACGTTGATGAGCTAGAACTTATTTGTAAAGAATAA
- a CDS encoding porin family protein, with protein sequence MKKYQSINIIVVLLFVSIFTAQAQEERNQGIIWSYLHGWEYGIKAGFSIGGTSPLPLPKEIRKIDSYAPGIAISIEGNATKWFDPKWGMTVGVRLENKNMTTEATVKNYGMKIINTNGGELQGLWTGGVKTKVKNSYLTIPVVANYKISNRWKLSAGPYISYLIERGFSGHVYDGHLRTPDQTGSRVVFSGESIATYDFSENLRKFQWGLQLGGEWRAFKHLNVYADLTWGLNDIFKKDFDTISFAMYPIYLNIGFGYAF encoded by the coding sequence ATGAAAAAATATCAATCAATCAATATTATAGTTGTGCTGCTATTTGTAAGCATATTCACAGCTCAAGCACAGGAAGAAAGAAATCAAGGTATCATCTGGTCTTATCTACATGGATGGGAATATGGAATAAAGGCCGGTTTCAGTATTGGTGGGACTTCACCATTACCTCTACCAAAAGAAATCCGTAAAATTGATAGTTATGCGCCAGGAATCGCAATTTCAATTGAAGGTAATGCGACTAAGTGGTTCGATCCCAAATGGGGGATGACTGTAGGAGTACGACTTGAAAATAAGAATATGACCACCGAAGCTACCGTAAAAAATTACGGTATGAAAATTATTAATACTAATGGTGGAGAATTACAAGGATTATGGACAGGAGGAGTAAAGACCAAAGTTAAAAATTCATATCTGACAATTCCGGTAGTTGCTAACTATAAGATAAGCAACCGTTGGAAATTGTCTGCAGGCCCATACATATCATACCTCATCGAAAGGGGATTCTCCGGACATGTATACGACGGTCATTTACGTACCCCAGACCAAACTGGCTCACGAGTAGTTTTCTCTGGGGAAAGCATAGCTACCTATGATTTCTCCGAAAATCTCCGAAAATTCCAATGGGGACTACAACTAGGCGGTGAATGGAGAGCATTTAAACATCTAAATGTATACGCCGACTTAACGTGGGGGTTGAATGATATTTTCAAAAAAGATTTTGATACAATCTCATTTGCCATGTATCCTATTTATTTGAATATAGGATTTGGATATGCATTTTAG